A section of the Methanoregula formicica SMSP genome encodes:
- a CDS encoding LeuD/DmdB family oxidoreductase small subunit, translating to MKAEGRAVCLPADIDTDVVIAGRYLRTKDKSIWASHVFEDLDPSLAHRLKGAVIVAGKNFGCGSSREQAAIAIREVGAVAVIAPSFARIFFRNAINVGLPLIEADIPCDDGNMIKFNLAQGIVEVSGKRYSVKTLSPRMQEILVAGGLVEYWRKRQ from the coding sequence ATGAAAGCAGAGGGGCGTGCTGTCTGCCTGCCTGCCGACATCGATACCGATGTGGTGATCGCCGGGAGATATTTGCGGACCAAGGACAAAAGCATCTGGGCATCCCATGTCTTCGAGGACCTTGACCCCTCTCTCGCGCACCGGCTCAAGGGAGCTGTTATCGTTGCCGGGAAGAATTTCGGGTGCGGGTCGTCAAGGGAACAGGCCGCAATCGCGATCCGGGAGGTCGGGGCGGTCGCGGTGATTGCGCCCTCGTTTGCCCGGATTTTCTTCCGGAATGCCATCAATGTCGGCCTCCCGCTTATCGAAGCCGACATACCCTGCGATGATGGCAACATGATAAAATTCAACCTCGCGCAAGGCATTGTAGAAGTTTCGGGAAAGCGGTATAGCGTAAAAACCCTATCGCCCAGGATGCAGGAGATCCTGGTGGCCGGTGGTCTCGTGGAGTACTGGAGAAAACGACAATGA